The Deinococcus sedimenti genome includes a window with the following:
- a CDS encoding substrate-binding domain-containing protein gives MPQPASGLLRCSLRERREAAGRTAASLAAEVGVSRQALGRIESGGAVPSTLVALRLARALHCAVEQLFELGQPQLTVPLDAPPGTRVRLARLGAEVRAVPLGGEAGLHQPADGVVRAAAGPGRVTVDLLAPPGDLERTALVAGCDPALGLLCGRLGAEGRAAWVPHDSLGALAAAARGEVHVAGLHLGGGDAHRQVIARTLPGAALVRAWQVQQGLMLAPGNPLGVRGAPDLARRDLRLVTRAAGAGGRALLDRWFQVAGLSGRERAARHARSLLADSPLAAAALVARGEADAAPGPSSAARAHGLTFVPLHLDAFDLAVPERHLGHPGVQALLSAARSAAFLDDLRSVGGYVPPDLSLTRLEVS, from the coding sequence ATGCCTCAGCCCGCGTCCGGTCTCCTGCGCTGCTCGCTGCGTGAGCGCCGGGAGGCCGCCGGACGCACGGCGGCGAGCCTCGCGGCCGAGGTGGGTGTCTCCCGGCAGGCGCTGGGCCGCATCGAATCGGGTGGCGCGGTGCCCAGCACGCTGGTCGCGCTGCGCCTGGCCCGCGCGCTGCACTGCGCGGTCGAGCAGCTGTTCGAGCTGGGTCAGCCGCAGCTGACCGTGCCGCTGGACGCCCCGCCGGGCACGCGGGTCCGCCTGGCGCGCCTGGGGGCGGAGGTGCGGGCCGTGCCCCTGGGCGGGGAGGCCGGACTGCACCAGCCGGCCGACGGGGTGGTGCGCGCCGCGGCCGGGCCGGGGCGGGTCACGGTGGATCTGCTCGCGCCGCCAGGGGATCTGGAGCGCACGGCGCTGGTGGCCGGCTGCGACCCGGCCCTGGGGCTGCTGTGCGGCCGCCTGGGTGCGGAGGGGCGCGCGGCGTGGGTGCCGCACGACAGTCTCGGCGCGCTGGCCGCGGCGGCGCGGGGCGAGGTGCACGTGGCGGGCCTTCACCTGGGCGGCGGGGACGCGCACCGTCAGGTGATCGCGCGGACGCTGCCGGGCGCGGCGCTGGTGCGCGCGTGGCAGGTGCAGCAGGGTCTGATGCTGGCGCCGGGCAATCCGCTCGGGGTGCGGGGCGCTCCGGATCTCGCCCGGCGGGACCTGCGGCTGGTGACGCGCGCGGCCGGGGCGGGAGGGCGGGCGCTGCTCGACCGGTGGTTTCAGGTGGCCGGGCTGAGCGGGCGGGAGCGGGCAGCGCGGCACGCGCGGTCCCTGCTGGCGGACTCGCCGCTGGCCGCCGCGGCGCTCGTGGCGCGTGGCGAGGCGGACGCCGCGCCTGGACCGAGTTCGGCGGCGCGGGCGCACGGCCTGACGTTCGTGCCGCTGCACCTGGACGCGTTCGATCTGGCGGTCCCGGAGCGCCACCTGGGTCATCCGGGGGTGCAGGCGCTGCTGTCTGCGGCCCGCAGCGCCGCCTTCCTGGATGATCTGCGCAGCGTGGGCGGGTACGTGCCGCCGGACCTGTCCCTGACCCGACTGGAGGTGTCATGA
- the modA gene encoding molybdate ABC transporter substrate-binding protein has protein sequence MKFTALLLCLLVSPAGAASLTVFAASSLTDAFTEVGRAFDARTGHRTTFQFAGSQVLRTQLEGGARADVFASANDAQFTPLLGRVVVGREVFARNRLTLIAPAGSAKVRTLRDLTAPGVRLVVAAPNVPVGDYTRRMFAAVERSGTYGADFAARARRNVVSEEGNVRQVALKVSLGEADAAVVYASDVTPALKRTVRVVPLPTRFNQTAAYPVGVVRGSANADAAQAFVAFVKSEAGQAILRRWGFLRP, from the coding sequence ATGAAATTCACTGCTCTGCTGCTGTGCCTGCTCGTCTCGCCGGCGGGCGCGGCCTCACTGACCGTGTTCGCGGCGTCCTCCCTGACCGACGCCTTCACCGAGGTGGGGCGGGCGTTCGACGCGCGGACCGGGCACCGCACGACCTTTCAGTTCGCGGGGTCGCAGGTGCTGCGCACGCAGCTGGAGGGCGGCGCGCGGGCCGACGTGTTCGCCAGCGCCAACGACGCGCAGTTCACGCCGCTGCTGGGCCGGGTCGTGGTGGGGCGCGAGGTGTTCGCCCGCAACCGCCTGACGCTGATCGCGCCGGCCGGCAGCGCGAAGGTGCGGACCCTGCGCGACCTGACCGCGCCCGGCGTGCGGCTGGTGGTGGCTGCGCCGAACGTCCCGGTGGGTGACTACACCCGCCGGATGTTCGCGGCGGTCGAGCGGTCCGGCACGTACGGCGCGGACTTCGCGGCGCGGGCGCGGCGCAACGTGGTCAGCGAGGAGGGCAACGTGCGGCAGGTGGCGCTGAAGGTCAGCCTGGGCGAGGCCGACGCGGCCGTGGTGTACGCCAGTGACGTGACGCCCGCCCTGAAGCGGACGGTGCGGGTGGTGCCGCTGCCCACGAGGTTCAACCAGACGGCCGCGTACCCGGTCGGGGTGGTGCGGGGCAGCGCGAACGCGGACGCGGCGCAGGCGTTCGTGGCGTTCGTGAAGAGTGAGGCGGGTCAGGCGATCCTGCGCCGCTGGGGGTTCCTGCGCCCGTGA
- a CDS encoding ABC transporter permease, whose protein sequence is MALGGLFAAFLLLPTLVLLTRGLNADFLTTLRSPAVTDALRVSLWTTGVTVLLTVLTGTPLAYLLARRAFPGRALLDALLDLPVVLPPVVAGLGLLLTFGRGGLLGPGLELAGVQLAFSPAAVVLAQLFTAAPFYLRAAKAGFAAVDRDAEAAALTDGAGRWGAFRFVTWPLAFPFLLEGLVLTWARALGEFGATILFAGSLQGQTRTVTLAIYSALDSDLGPALVLSAVMVVVAFTVLLTVRVLAARRAPP, encoded by the coding sequence ATGGCGCTGGGGGGCCTGTTCGCGGCGTTTCTGCTGCTGCCCACGCTGGTGCTGCTCACGCGCGGGCTGAACGCGGACTTCCTGACGACGCTGCGCAGTCCGGCCGTGACCGACGCGCTGCGCGTGAGCCTGTGGACGACCGGCGTGACCGTGCTGCTGACGGTCCTGACCGGAACGCCGCTGGCGTACCTGCTGGCGCGGCGAGCGTTTCCGGGCCGCGCCCTGCTGGACGCGCTGCTGGACCTGCCGGTGGTGCTGCCGCCGGTCGTGGCGGGTCTGGGGCTGCTGCTGACCTTCGGGCGGGGCGGCCTGCTGGGGCCGGGCCTGGAACTCGCGGGCGTTCAGCTGGCCTTCTCGCCGGCGGCGGTGGTGCTCGCGCAGCTGTTCACGGCGGCGCCGTTCTACCTGCGGGCGGCGAAGGCGGGGTTCGCGGCGGTGGACCGCGACGCGGAGGCGGCGGCCCTGACCGACGGGGCCGGCCGGTGGGGGGCGTTCCGGTTCGTGACGTGGCCGCTGGCCTTCCCGTTCCTGCTCGAGGGTCTGGTGCTGACCTGGGCGCGGGCACTGGGGGAGTTCGGCGCGACGATCCTGTTCGCCGGGTCGCTTCAGGGGCAGACGAGAACAGTGACGCTGGCGATCTACAGCGCGCTGGACAGTGATCTGGGGCCGGCGCTGGTGCTGTCGGCGGTGATGGTGGTGGTGGCCTTCACGGTTCTGCTGACGGTCCGCGTGCTGGCCGCGCGCCGCGCACCGCCCTGA